The following proteins come from a genomic window of Microtus pennsylvanicus isolate mMicPen1 chromosome 22, mMicPen1.hap1, whole genome shotgun sequence:
- the LOC142839895 gene encoding SOSS complex subunit B2 isoform X2, which translates to MWKGCLTLYTGRGGELQKIGEFCMVYSEVPNFSEPNPDYRGQQNKTVQNEKDKGSVSAFGPLGNGIQTGPESRGYHLPYTGRSNGRDPINPQLPGARGSQTVMTTISNARDPRRAFKR; encoded by the exons ATGTGGAAAGGATGCCTGACTCTTTATACTGGAAGGGGCGGTGAACTTCAGAAGATTGGAGA ATTTTGTATGGTGTATTCAGAAGTGCCGAATTTCAGTGAGCCAAACCCAGATTACAGAGGGCAGCAGAACAAAACG GTGCAGAATGAGAAGGATAAAGGGAGCGTCAGTGCGTTTGGACCACTGG GAAATGGTATCCAGACTGGCCCTGAATCAAGAGGATATCATCTTCCATATACTGGTAGAAGCAATGGCCGTGACCCCATCAATCCCCAGCTACCAGGAGCTCGTGGTAGTCAGACAGTCATGACCACAATCAGTAATGCCAGGGATCCAAGGAGAGCCTTTAAAAGATGA
- the LOC142839895 gene encoding SOSS complex subunit B2 isoform X1, giving the protein MLGVNDPPLFIKDIKAGLKNLNVVFIVLEIGRVTKTKDGHEVRSCKVADRTGSITISVWDEIGGLIQTGDIIRLTRGYASMWKGCLTLYTGRGGELQKIGEFCMVYSEVPNFSEPNPDYRGQQNKTVQNEKDKGSVSAFGPLGNGIQTGPESRGYHLPYTGRSNGRDPINPQLPGARGSQTVMTTISNARDPRRAFKR; this is encoded by the exons ATGCTTGGGGTCAACGACCCTCCGCTTTTTATAAAAGACATTAAGGCCGGACTGAAAAACTTAAATGTCGTCTTTATTGTCCTGGAGATAG GACGCGTGACCAAAACCAAAGACGGCCATGAAGTGAGATCCTGCAAAGTAGCTGATAGAACGGGCAGTATCACTATTTCTGTGTGGGATGAAATCGGAGGGCTCATACAGACCGGGGATATTATTCGGTTGACCAGAGG GTATGCATCAATGTGGAAAGGATGCCTGACTCTTTATACTGGAAGGGGCGGTGAACTTCAGAAGATTGGAGA ATTTTGTATGGTGTATTCAGAAGTGCCGAATTTCAGTGAGCCAAACCCAGATTACAGAGGGCAGCAGAACAAAACG GTGCAGAATGAGAAGGATAAAGGGAGCGTCAGTGCGTTTGGACCACTGG GAAATGGTATCCAGACTGGCCCTGAATCAAGAGGATATCATCTTCCATATACTGGTAGAAGCAATGGCCGTGACCCCATCAATCCCCAGCTACCAGGAGCTCGTGGTAGTCAGACAGTCATGACCACAATCAGTAATGCCAGGGATCCAAGGAGAGCCTTTAAAAGATGA